GGCCTGGCGCCGGGGGCTGGCACCGGGCCTCGAGGTGGGGCTGGAGCTGCCGGTGTCCGGCTCCGGTGGCGGGGTGATGGATGGCTTCATCGAGGGTTACCACCGGGTCTTCGGGCTCCCGGGCAAGGACCGGGCACTGCGGCCGCAGCGGGCCTACCGGGTGCGCTACGCCAAGGGAGGGCAGGCCCTGCTGGACCGGAGCCAGGGGAGCACGGGGCTGGGGGATCTGTGCCTCAATGCCGGGTGGCAGGTTTCGGGGCTGACCCTGCGGGGGAGCCTCAAGCTCCCCACCGGAGACCCGGATCGGCTCCTGGGCAGTGGCAGCACGGATCTGGCCCTGTGGCTGGTGGGTGGCGCCGCCTCTGGGCGCTGGGCCTTCGCCTGGAGCGGTGGCCTCCTGGCCATGAGCCGGGGGGAGCTGCTGCCGGAGCAGCAGCGGCGGCTCGCCGGCTTCGGCTCCCTGGCCCTGGGCTGGGCGGCCTCGTCACGCCTGGCCCTGCGGGCCCAACTGGACGGGCAGACACCGCTATACGGGGACAGTGAGCTGCGGGAGCTGCGCCTGCCAGCGGTGCAGCTGACCCTGGGGGGCAGCTGGACGCTGGGGCATCAGCGGGTGCTGGATCTGGGGCTCTCAGAGGACCTGGTGGTCAACACCTCACCGGATGTGGTCGTCCACGCCGCCTACCGGCAGGGTTTCTGAGGTCTCTCCACGGTCCAGCAGGGCCTCGGCCCGGGCCGTGAGCAGGCTCAGGGAGGCCTCCAGCAGCCCCAGGTCCGGTGCCTCGGTGCCGAAAATAGGGCTGTCCGCCCCCTGGACTGCGGCCATGGCCGCCTCGATGAGGGTGCGGCCCTCCGGGGTGAGGCGGATGGGGCGGGAGCGCCGGTCATCGGAGCTCTGGGGGCGGTCCACCAGCCGACGGGATTCCAGGCCCTTCAGCACCTTGGTCAGTCCCCCGGAGCTGATGAGCACGGCGTCGTAGAGCTCTGAGGGGGTCAGCTGGAAGGGGGCCGGGTGGGCGCGCATGGCCGCCAGGACCTCGAACTCCGTGGTGGAGAGGGCGAAGGCCCCGAGGGTGCGCCGGGCGCCCTCCTCAAGGAGGCGGGCCAGGCGCTGCACCTGTACTGACACCGCGAAGGCGGGGCTGGCCAACTGGGGCCAGTGCAGCCGCATGCGGTCGATCACCCGGACGGTGGGGTCAGTGCGGTGGGACATGGGCCGAGCATGGCAAAGGGGGAATTATCTTGCAAGAAAGATTTCTTGGTATATCTTTCTAGAAAGATATTGTCCTGCACAAGTGGGACCCAAGGAGTGCCCATGACCCCCACCGAAGCCCGTCCCGGACCCAGCACCGCGCGGCTCATCACCGTGCTGGCCGTGCTCTCCATCTTTCCGCCCCTGGCCACGGACCTCTACCTCTCGGCCTTCGGGGAGATCCAGCAGGCCCTCCACACCGGCCCGGCGACCCTGGAGCTGTCGCTCTCGGTCTTCTTCCTGGGGCTCTGCGGGGGTCAGTTGCTCTTCGGCCCTCTGGCGGACCGTTTGGGGCGGAAGCGTCCGCTCCTGGTGGGGGCGGCGGTATTCTGCGCGGCCAGTCTGCTGCTGATGCTGACCCGCACCCCTTGGGTCTTTGTGGCCCTGCGCCTCGTCCAGGCCCTGGGGGCCTGCGCGGGGATGGTCATCGGCCGGGCGGTGGTGACGGACTGCTTTGAGGGGGCGGATGCGGCCCGGGTCATGACCCTGCTCTTCATGCTGGTGACCCTGGGACCTGTGGTGGCGCCGCTGCTGGGGGGGCTCCTGGTGGCCCGCTTCGGCTGGATCTCGGTGTTCCTGCTGATGCTGGGGGTGGGGCTGCTGGCCCTGGCGCTGGCCTGGGCCCTGCTGCCCGAGACCCTGGCTCCGGAGAAGCGGGTGGCGGCCCCCCTATCCCAGCTGTTGGGGGACTACGGGCGGCTCCTGGCTTCACGGGACTTCCGGGTGCCCGCCCTGGCCAGTGCCCTGGTGTTGGGGGGGGTCTTCGCCTTCATCACGGCCTCTCCCCGAGTGCTCCTGGGGAGCATGGGGCTGGGGCGCATCCAGTACGGCCTGGCCTTCGGGCTGGTGGCTCTTGGGCTGGTGGTGTCCTCCTTCCTGAACAACCGCCTGCTGGCCTCCTTCCAGGTGCGGACCCTGGTGGACCGGGCCCTGCCCCTGCTGGCTCTGGTGGGGCTCGTGCTCCTGGCGGTGTCCGGGACCCGTCACCTGGCCCTGCTGCTGGCCCCCCTCTGGGCCGCGGTGGCTTTGGCGGGGCTCCTCAGCGCCAATGGCACCGCTCTGGCGATGGCCGCGGCCCAGGGGCGCTCCGGGGCGGGCTCGGCTCTGCTGGGGGCCCTGCAGTTCGGGGTGGCCTTCGCCTGCTCCTCGGGGGTGGCTCTGCTGGACCTTCCCCGGGCCCTGCCCCTGGCTCTGGGCGTGACGGTGCCGGCCTTGCTGGCCCTGGCCCTCTGGCGCTCGGGGCGTCAGCGGGAGGCGCTGGTCCCCGCTCAGTCCCCCAGGTAGGATCCCCAGTCCCCCTCGGGCAGTTCGATGGCCTGGCGCTCGAGGGTGGGGATCCGGTCCTCGGGGAAGAGGTAGATCCAGGCGGCATAGACCTGGCCTGAACTCAGCAGCACGGGCAGGACCCGGCGCTCGAAAAGGCCCCCCTCCACATCCTCGAGGGCATCCAGGTCGGTCAGGGCCTGCTCCAGGGCGGCTTCGTCCCCGTACCCCACGAACTCCCCGCTCACCCAGCCGGGGGCGGGGGGGAGGGTCTGGGGGGCCGGGCCCGCCACCATGGCGGGGTAGCCCGCCTCCGGCAAGTGGAAGAGCCGTCCCGGGGCATGGGCGAGGGTGCTCCCTTCGGGGTGGGTGCGATCCAGCCAGATGCGGTGGCGGCCGCCCTCCCGGAGGGTGCCGTAGATGAAGAGTCCGTCGGGTTCCATCAGCTTCGGGCCTCCAGCCAGGTGCGGATCAGGTCGGGAAGCCATGCGTGGAAGGCTTCCCGGTCGAAGCCCGGGGGATCCTCGGCGGGGGCCAGGCCGGGTCGGCGCAAGGGTTTGGGGAAGGGGCTCAGGAAGGAGAAGTGACCCGCTCCCGGGATCTCCCGGTGTTCGATGGCGCTGGGGACGGGCACCCCTTCCAGGATGACTCCGGTCTGCCAGCGGGGGGTGACGGTGTCCTCGGCGGCGCTGATGAGGAGGATGGGCTGGGCCACGGCGGCCAGGGCGCCGGGGGCCCGGAAGTAGGCCGCGGCGGGGGCCAGGAGGACCAGGGCCTGCACCCGGGGGTCGGGGGCCACCTCCACCCGCTGGCCCTGGCGGTCCCAGGGCTGGCCGCCAGCGAGGGCCAGGGCGCTGCAGGCCCCCAGGGAGTGACCGATGGCGAAGAGGCGCCGCGGATCCGTCAGGGCGCCCAGGCGTGGCTCCCGGAGAACGGCCTCGGCGGCCATGCGGAGGTGCCGGGGGCGCAGGGCGAGGTTGCGGTGGGTGCCGCCTAGGGCGTTGTCCTTGCGGTGGTTGCCGGGATGTTCGGGGATGGCCACCACGTAGCCGGCGCGGGCCAGGGTGGTGGTGAGGGTGGCGTAGAGGACCCCCGAGCCACCGCTGCCGTGGGAGAAGAGGACGAGGGGGCGGGGCTGACCCTCGAGCCGGGTGGGAGCGAGCACCTGGACAGGGAGGCTGAGCCCCTCGGCGGTGTCCAGGACCTCGAGATGGGTGCAGAAGGGATCGGGCGCTGGGCTCATCGGTATTTCTGCTTCAGCCACTTGTTGGGATCCTGGGCCTGGGTGAGGTGGCGGATCTCGAAGCCCAGACGGGGGCCGTCCACGGTCTCCCCGACGCTGCCGATGAACTCTCCCCTGCGGACCGACTGCCCCTTGACGACCTGGGCGACGCTGAGGTGGGTGTAGAGGCTGTAGTAGCCGCCCCCGTGTTCGAGGATGACCATGGGACCGTAGCTCTGGTAGAAGTCCGAGAAGACCACCCGGCCATCGGCCACGGCCTGCACCGGGCTGCCCTGGGGGGCCTCGATGAGGAGGCCGGAGTTCATGGTCTTGGTGCGGTACTTGGGGTGGATGTGCTCGCCGAAGCCCATGGCCAGGGTGCCCTCGACGGGTCTGGGCAGCTCTCCGGCCAGGGAGGCGAAGGTGGTGGGGGCGTTGAAGGGCTGTTCCTGGGGACGCGACAGCAGACTGCTCAGCATCCGCTCGAGCTGGATGGCTTCCTCCGCAAGCTCGGCCTGGACGGCTTTCTTGCGGGTCTCATCCTGCTGGAGGCCATCCAGGAAGCCGTTGAGGCGGTTCTCGGAGAACTTGAGGTCGGTCTCCAGGCGGGCGGCCTCTTGCTCCTGGGTGCTGAGGGTCTTGAGGACCTCCTGGAGGGCTGCCTCCTGGTGGTGCAGGTCGTCCTGGAGGCTCTGGATCCGGGCCAGTCGGATCCGCTCCCGGTTGCGGTACCAGGTCATGTAGCGCCCCTGCACCAGGTAGTCCTCGAAGTGGGTGAGGCTGGTGAGGATGCTCAGGCCCCCCCAGGGACCCACCGCCATCATCCAGCGCACCTGCTTGCGGATGTCTCCCTTGAGGCGGGAGATCTCCCGCTGGATGCCTACCTTCTGATTCTGGATGGCGTCGAACTGGGCCTGGCTCTGGTCGCGCTGGAGTCGCGCCCCGTCCGCCATGGCCTGGGCCCGGTCCCGCTGGAGGGCGATGCCCTGGAGCTCCACCAGGACACCCTTGCGGCGCTTCTTGAGGGCCTCCATCTGGCGGTCGACCTGATTGAGGCGGACCTGCACCTCCCCCAGCCGGGCCCGGAGCTGGGCGGATTCGGGCGGGGTCTGGGCCGAGAGGCCCAGGGCCAGGAGGAGGCCCAGGGTGGCCCTGGAGCTCACCCCTTGCTCCGCCTGGGGGCTGCCTTGGCCTTCTTGGCCTGCCTGGCGGGGATCAGGAGCAGGAGGATCAGGAGCACCAGGGGACCGCCCAGGTTCAGGGGCAGCGCGCCCCAGGCGAGGGGGTCGGAGGGCACCTGGCCCGTAGGCAGGAGGCGTCCCAGCAGGGCCATGCCTTTCACCAGGACGGTGGGGACCTGGAAGAGGTCCGGATCCCCCAGGTAGTCGCCGCCCCAGGTGAAGTAGTGACCGAGGGAGCTGAGGCCGAAGGCGAGGAGGAGGCCCCACCCGGGATTGGAGGTGAGGATGCGGGCCAGGAAGAGGGCCCAGAGAAGCAGCTGGAGGCCCAGGATCAGGGAGTGGAGATCCGCCAGGCAGAGGGGCCATGGGAAGGGGCTGCCCATGAGACGGAGGCTGGCGGCCCACACGGGCAGGAGCAGGATCTGGGTGTAGAAGAGGCCGTTCAGGATCCCGACCCCCAGGTTCAGGGGCAGGGCCTTGAGCCCTCCGCCTTTCAGGGATTCATGTACGGGGAAGAAGACGGGCAGGAGGAAGGTGGCGGGCACCAGGGTGCTGATGATGGAGATCAGGCCCCCCCTGAAGACCGCCTGGGGGTCGACCATGATGGTCAGGGCGCTGACCTGGACGGGGGTTCCGAAGACGGAGAGGTTGCCGCCCTCTGCCGGGTGGATGCCGCCCAGCACCAGCCCTGCGAGCAGTAGGCTGATGCAGACGAAGACGATGCGAAGCCGCGAACTCCCGAAACGATCCATGGAATACCTCTGGATCGATTGTAGGACAGGCTGGGCCGGGCCAGGGGAGACGCTCCCGGGACAGTGCGCATATTCAGCCTTGGCTTGAGTATCAGGGGGAATCAGGATAAGCTGTCCAGTTGAATTCGGCCTTGATCCCTGTGCTCAAGGAGGTCCGCACGCTCTCGCGCACCCCCAGACGCCGCCGGGTCTCGTCGGGTGGGAAGTCCCTCCCATGACAAGGCATTTCGAAAGAAAATCATGGATCCTCTGAAACTCCAGGCCCCCATCGAACGCCAGCTCGCCCTGCTGGGCTTCGAGCTGGTCTGTCTGGAGAGTGTCCGGGAGGGGCGGGACACCATCCTGCGCCTCTACATCGACCACCTCGACCACAGCCGTGGGGGCGTCACCCTCGATGACTGTGTGATGGCCAATGATGGGCTGGTCGCCTGGCTGGATGTCGAGTTCCCGAGCCTCCGGGAGGAGACCGCCCTGGAGATTTCCAGCCCCGGTGTCGAGCGTCCCCTGGTCAAGCCCGAGCACTTCCGCCGCTTCGCCGGCCAGCTCTGCCGTATCCAGACCCGCCTGCCCCTCAACGGGCAGAAGCGCTTCAAGGGGTGGATCGGTGAGAGCACCGAGGAGGGCGTGACTCTGGAAGAGGACGGGGTGCTCAAGACCGTGCCCTTCGGGAGCATCCAGAAGGCCCGTCTGGCCCCCTTTGATGTTGAGAAGACCCCCAAACCCCGGATCGTGGCCCAGGCCCCGGTTCCCAAGCCACAGGTCGCCGTAGAGAAAAGCGACGACTGAGGAGTCAAGATGGCACTCGTTTCCAATAGTTTCTTCGACAGCGTGAAGATGATCGCCGCCGAAAAGGGCATCCCGGAAGAGGATGTCTTCAAGGCCGTGGAGGAATCCCTGGTCAAGGCCGCGGAGAAGTATTTCCAGGGCTTCGACTTCTACGGCAACTTCCAGGCCCAGATGGACCGGGAGAGCGGGGAGTTCCACGTCTACGCCCTCAAGCAGGTGGTGCAGGAGGTGGAGGAGGAGGATCTGGAGATCAGCCTCGCCGAAGCCCAGGGCCTCAACCCCGATGCCGCCGAGGGGGACACCCTCTGGCTGCCCCAGGACACCACCCAGCTGGGCCGCATCGCCGCCCAGGCCGCCAAGCAGGTCCTGGTGCAGAAGGTGCGTGAGGCCGAGCGTGAGCGCATCTTCACTGACTTCGCCGACCGCAAGGGCGAGGTGGTGGTGGGCGAGGTGAAGCGCTTCGAGAAGAGTGCCATCATCCTCGAGGTGGACCGGGTGGAGGCCATGCTGCGCCGCAGCGAGGCTCTTCGCGGCGACCGCTTCGACAAGGGCCAGCGCATCAAGGTGGTCATCTCCGAGGTGGACAGGAGCGCCAAGGATCCCCAGGTCCAGGTGAGCCGCACCGATCCCCGGCTCCTGGTCAAGCTCTTCGACCAGGAGGTCCCCGAGATCCACGATGGCACGGTGGTGATCCGCAGCTGTGTGCGGGAGGCCGGTGACCGGGCCAAGGTGGCCGTCCATAGCCTGGATCCCGACGTGGATCCCGTGGGCGCCTGCGTGGGCCTCAAGGGCAGCCGTGTCCAGGCCATCATCCGCGAGCTCAAGAACGAGAAGATCGACATCGTCCGCTACGACGAGGACATCACCCGCTTCATCGCCAACGCCCTGAACCCGGCCAAGGCCCTGCGGGTCAACATCCTGGATCCCGAGCACCACCGGGTCGAGGTGGTGGTCGATGACGAACAGCTCTCCATCGCCATCGGCAAGCGAGGCCAGAACGTCCGTCTGGCCGCCAAGCTCACCGGCTGGAACATCGATGTGCGCAGCGAGGCCGAGAAGCGCCGCGAGGCCGAGGTCGCCATGGGCAGCGCCCTGCCCGACTTCGCCCCCGAGGCTGCAGATGTCGAGGTCCAAGCCCATTCCACCCTGGCCGCGGAGCTGGGGGAGATCGAGGGGCTCACGCCGGAGATCGCAGAAAACCTTGCGGCTGCGGGTTATTCCGATGCCAAATCCGTGTACTCTGTAACGGTCGAGCAGCTGCTCGCCGTGGAAGGCATGGATCAGGAACTGGCTTTCCGTCTCATCGACGCAGTCCACGAGCAGTTCGGAGAGTAGTCTCTCCGCTCCTGCTATCCAGGTTTTCCATTCCACCGAGGTGCGCCCCTACATGCTTCGCATCAACCAGTTCGCAAAAGAAATCGGCGTGAGCAACCATGACGTCATCGACGCCATGGAGAAGAAGCTGAGCATTCCAGGGAAGAGCCACAGCTCCAACCTGACGGATGACCAGATCTCCCAGCTCCGCCGCATCTTCGAGGCCAAGGCCAGGGGGACCGAGGAGAGCGCGCCGCTCGCCCTCCACCGGCCCACGGCTGCCGTGAAGATCGTCAAGGCCGCCCCCATGGCCCCCGGCCAGGCCCCCAGCGTCCTGGTGAAGCGCCCCGAGCCCTCCGCCTCCGGCGAGGCCCAGGAGGCTTCCGACCAGTCGGGGGAGACCCGTCCGGCCCAGCCCGAGGCGTCCCGCCCTGCGCAGCCCGCGGCTGCCGAGTTCTCTCGTCTGCGGATCTCCCAGACCCCGGCCCCCTCCCCCAAACCTCAGGCCCCGGCGCGCTACATCCAGTTGCCCCAGCAGCCTGCCCCCAAGAACCGGCCCGAGGCCGGTGCCCGCCCCGTGGTCCAGCGCCCCGGTCAGCAGGCCCCCGCGGTCCAGCGCTCCGGCCAGCCCCAGGCGGCCCGCACGGTCCTCCCCATGGCGTCCAACACCGGCAAGGGAGAGGTGAAGCACGATCAGTCCGGACAGAATGCTCCCAGCCATCAGTCCAGGCGTCCCTTCATCCCCCCCAGCATCTCCCAGCTCCAGCCCGAGCAGGGCTTCACCCGCATCAAGATGGCCGACAACCCTGAGCCGGCGCCCAAGTCCCAGGAGCCCGCGCGGTACATCCAGCTGCCTCAGCCCCGTCCGGTCGGGCAGCGGCCCAGTGGCCCTGGTGGTCCCCGTTCCGGCGGCCCCGGTCGCCCCGGCGGTCCCGGTCGTCCGGGTGGACCCGGGGGTCCCCGTCCCGGCGGCCCCGGTCGTCCCGGCGCCCCCCGCCCCGGCGGCCCCGGTCGTGGTCCCTCCCTGCCCGCCACGGGTCCCATTGATCCCAACAGCCAGAAGGGCCCCGGTCGCGGCGGCCACTTCGCCGGCAAGAAGAAGGACGACAAGCGCTCCCGTGCGGACCGCGAAGCCGAGGCCTTGGAGCTGAAGCTCCGCCAGCCCCGCAGCCGTGCCCAGCAGATCGCCACCGAGTACATCGACGAGGAGATCGGCATCGTCATGCTCTCCGAGGGCGTGACCGTGAAGGAACTGGCCGAAAAGTGCAACCGCCCCGCCAAGGATGTGGTGGCCAAGCTCCTGCACCGTGGCATCTTCGCCACCATCAACCAGCCCCTCGACACCGAGCTCGCCAAGGAGATCGCCCGGGAGTTCGGCTTCCTGGCGGACATCGTCTCCTTTGAAGAGGATGTGCAGATGCACGCCGAGGAGAGCGCCGAGGTGACCGGGGAGAAGCTCTCGCGCAGCCCCGTGGTCACCATCATGGGCCATGTCGACCACGGCAAGACCTCCCTCCTGGACGCCATCCGCACCTCCAAGGTGGCGGCGGGCGAAGCCGGCGGCATCACCCAGGCCATCGGCGCCTACCATGTGGACGTCAAGGACCCCAACTCCGGTCAGATGCGCCAGGTGGTCTTCATCGACACCCCTGGTCACGAAGCCTTCACCAAGATGCGTGCCCGTGGCGCCAAGGTGACGGACATCGTGGTCCTGGTGGTGGCCGCCGACGATGGCGTCATGCCCCAGACCATTGAGGCCATCAGCCACACCAAGGCTGCCGATGTGCCCATGGTCGTGGCCATCAACAAGATCGACAAGCCCGCGGCCAACGCCGACAAGGTGCAGCAGATGCTGCTCCAGCACAACGTCCAGACCGAGACCTACGGCGGCGATGTGCCCAGCGTAGCGGTGTCCGCCAAGACCAAGCAGGGCCTGGACGAGCTCCTGGAGACCATTCTCCTGGTGGCCGATCTGAAGGAACTCAAGGCCGTCTACGAGTGCCCCGCCGCTGGCTCCATCCTGGAAGCCCGCCTGGATCGTGGCCGCGGTGCTGTCGCGACCGTTCTGGTTCAGCAGGGCACCCTGAAGACCGGCGAGATTTTTGTAGCCGGTGCCACCATGGGCCGCGTCCGCGCCATGTTCGATGATCAGGGTCGGCGGATCACCGAGGCCGGCCCCTCCATGGCCGTCCAGATTCTGGGCTTCGAGGAAGTGCCGGTCTCCGGCGACAACTTCCAGGTGGTCGAGGACGAGAACAAGGCCCGCTCCATCGTCGGTTTCCGGCAGGAGAAGGCCAAGGCCGCTCAGCTGCTCAAGTCCCGGGTCACCCTTGAGAACATCTTCAGCACCCTCAAGGACGGTCAGGTCAAGGAGCTGCCCCTCATCATCAAGGCCGATACCTCGGGCTCCGTGGAGTCTCTGGTGGGTAGCCTGGACAAGCTCAGCACCGAAAAGGTCCGGGTCCGCATCATCCACTCCGCAGCCGGCACGGTGAACGAGAATGATGTGCTCCTGGCCGAGGCCTCCAAGGCCATCATCATCGCCTTCGGCGTCAAGGCCGAGCGCAAGGCCGAGGATCTGGCCCAGGAAGAGGGTGTCGATCTCCGCTTCCACGACATCATCTACAAGGTTACCGAAGAGATCAGCAGCGCCATGCTGGGGCTGTTGGACGCCATCGACAAGGAGACCATCCTCGGCCAGGCCGAAATCCGGATGCTCTTCAAGATCGACAAGTCCATGATCGCCGGCTCCTTCGTCACCGAGGGCAAGGTCCTCAAGTCCTGCAAGGCGCGGGTCAAGCGGGACGACGAGGTGCTCTGGGAAGGCGGCCTGAAGAGCCTCAAGCGCTTCAAGGAGGATGTCTCCGAGGTGAAGAACGGTCTCGACTGCGGCATCGCGCTCGATGGCTTCGATGCCCTGAAGGAGGGCGACATCCTGGAGTTCTTCACCCGGGAGAAGGTCGCGGACACCAGCCTCTCCTAGGTTCCGGCCTGCCCCGTCCGTGCGGCTGTTGCGCGGGCGGGGCGCGTTCCGTGGAACCCCCGGGACGCTTCCCGCACCCAGGAGCGAGTCGAGGAGCTTTCATGAGTCGAGGTCCAGGCAGCAGGCACCAGCGGGGCTTCACCCTGTTGGAGTTGCTGACAGTGATGACCATTCTCGCCATTCTGGCGACGGTGGGCATTGTCGGTTACCGGCGCCACACCCGGGCCACCCGGGAGTCCGTCCTCAAGGAGGACCTCTTCCAGCTCAACCAC
The sequence above is drawn from the uncultured Holophaga sp. genome and encodes:
- the infB gene encoding translation initiation factor IF-2 encodes the protein MLRINQFAKEIGVSNHDVIDAMEKKLSIPGKSHSSNLTDDQISQLRRIFEAKARGTEESAPLALHRPTAAVKIVKAAPMAPGQAPSVLVKRPEPSASGEAQEASDQSGETRPAQPEASRPAQPAAAEFSRLRISQTPAPSPKPQAPARYIQLPQQPAPKNRPEAGARPVVQRPGQQAPAVQRSGQPQAARTVLPMASNTGKGEVKHDQSGQNAPSHQSRRPFIPPSISQLQPEQGFTRIKMADNPEPAPKSQEPARYIQLPQPRPVGQRPSGPGGPRSGGPGRPGGPGRPGGPGGPRPGGPGRPGAPRPGGPGRGPSLPATGPIDPNSQKGPGRGGHFAGKKKDDKRSRADREAEALELKLRQPRSRAQQIATEYIDEEIGIVMLSEGVTVKELAEKCNRPAKDVVAKLLHRGIFATINQPLDTELAKEIAREFGFLADIVSFEEDVQMHAEESAEVTGEKLSRSPVVTIMGHVDHGKTSLLDAIRTSKVAAGEAGGITQAIGAYHVDVKDPNSGQMRQVVFIDTPGHEAFTKMRARGAKVTDIVVLVVAADDGVMPQTIEAISHTKAADVPMVVAINKIDKPAANADKVQQMLLQHNVQTETYGGDVPSVAVSAKTKQGLDELLETILLVADLKELKAVYECPAAGSILEARLDRGRGAVATVLVQQGTLKTGEIFVAGATMGRVRAMFDDQGRRITEAGPSMAVQILGFEEVPVSGDNFQVVEDENKARSIVGFRQEKAKAAQLLKSRVTLENIFSTLKDGQVKELPLIIKADTSGSVESLVGSLDKLSTEKVRVRIIHSAAGTVNENDVLLAEASKAIIIAFGVKAERKAEDLAQEEGVDLRFHDIIYKVTEEISSAMLGLLDAIDKETILGQAEIRMLFKIDKSMIAGSFVTEGKVLKSCKARVKRDDEVLWEGGLKSLKRFKEDVSEVKNGLDCGIALDGFDALKEGDILEFFTREKVADTSLS
- a CDS encoding DUF3187 family protein, which translates into the protein MCLRLPGLCLLLAALPLAAVEPAFFQTRNQGPLAVLYGVPTPGALGVLAPGRSEGSVRLDWSNSYALDSNGGDDLELDGETLRATLAWRRGLAPGLEVGLELPVSGSGGGVMDGFIEGYHRVFGLPGKDRALRPQRAYRVRYAKGGQALLDRSQGSTGLGDLCLNAGWQVSGLTLRGSLKLPTGDPDRLLGSGSTDLALWLVGGAASGRWAFAWSGGLLAMSRGELLPEQQRRLAGFGSLALGWAASSRLALRAQLDGQTPLYGDSELRELRLPAVQLTLGGSWTLGHQRVLDLGLSEDLVVNTSPDVVVHAAYRQGF
- a CDS encoding multidrug effflux MFS transporter, translated to MTPTEARPGPSTARLITVLAVLSIFPPLATDLYLSAFGEIQQALHTGPATLELSLSVFFLGLCGGQLLFGPLADRLGRKRPLLVGAAVFCAASLLLMLTRTPWVFVALRLVQALGACAGMVIGRAVVTDCFEGADAARVMTLLFMLVTLGPVVAPLLGGLLVARFGWISVFLLMLGVGLLALALAWALLPETLAPEKRVAAPLSQLLGDYGRLLASRDFRVPALASALVLGGVFAFITASPRVLLGSMGLGRIQYGLAFGLVALGLVVSSFLNNRLLASFQVRTLVDRALPLLALVGLVLLAVSGTRHLALLLAPLWAAVALAGLLSANGTALAMAAAQGRSGAGSALLGALQFGVAFACSSGVALLDLPRALPLALGVTVPALLALALWRSGRQREALVPAQSPR
- a CDS encoding peptidoglycan DD-metalloendopeptidase family protein codes for the protein MSSRATLGLLLALGLSAQTPPESAQLRARLGEVQVRLNQVDRQMEALKKRRKGVLVELQGIALQRDRAQAMADGARLQRDQSQAQFDAIQNQKVGIQREISRLKGDIRKQVRWMMAVGPWGGLSILTSLTHFEDYLVQGRYMTWYRNRERIRLARIQSLQDDLHHQEAALQEVLKTLSTQEQEAARLETDLKFSENRLNGFLDGLQQDETRKKAVQAELAEEAIQLERMLSSLLSRPQEQPFNAPTTFASLAGELPRPVEGTLAMGFGEHIHPKYRTKTMNSGLLIEAPQGSPVQAVADGRVVFSDFYQSYGPMVILEHGGGYYSLYTHLSVAQVVKGQSVRRGEFIGSVGETVDGPRLGFEIRHLTQAQDPNKWLKQKYR
- the nusA gene encoding transcription termination factor NusA, coding for MALVSNSFFDSVKMIAAEKGIPEEDVFKAVEESLVKAAEKYFQGFDFYGNFQAQMDRESGEFHVYALKQVVQEVEEEDLEISLAEAQGLNPDAAEGDTLWLPQDTTQLGRIAAQAAKQVLVQKVREAERERIFTDFADRKGEVVVGEVKRFEKSAIILEVDRVEAMLRRSEALRGDRFDKGQRIKVVISEVDRSAKDPQVQVSRTDPRLLVKLFDQEVPEIHDGTVVIRSCVREAGDRAKVAVHSLDPDVDPVGACVGLKGSRVQAIIRELKNEKIDIVRYDEDITRFIANALNPAKALRVNILDPEHHRVEVVVDDEQLSIAIGKRGQNVRLAAKLTGWNIDVRSEAEKRREAEVAMGSALPDFAPEAADVEVQAHSTLAAELGEIEGLTPEIAENLAAAGYSDAKSVYSVTVEQLLAVEGMDQELAFRLIDAVHEQFGE
- a CDS encoding gamma-glutamylcyclotransferase family protein produces the protein MEPDGLFIYGTLREGGRHRIWLDRTHPEGSTLAHAPGRLFHLPEAGYPAMVAGPAPQTLPPAPGWVSGEFVGYGDEAALEQALTDLDALEDVEGGLFERRVLPVLLSSGQVYAAWIYLFPEDRIPTLERQAIELPEGDWGSYLGD
- a CDS encoding MarR family transcriptional regulator, with product MSHRTDPTVRVIDRMRLHWPQLASPAFAVSVQVQRLARLLEEGARRTLGAFALSTTEFEVLAAMRAHPAPFQLTPSELYDAVLISSGGLTKVLKGLESRRLVDRPQSSDDRRSRPIRLTPEGRTLIEAAMAAVQGADSPIFGTEAPDLGLLEASLSLLTARAEALLDRGETSETLPVGGVDDHIR
- the rimP gene encoding ribosome maturation factor RimP, translating into MDPLKLQAPIERQLALLGFELVCLESVREGRDTILRLYIDHLDHSRGGVTLDDCVMANDGLVAWLDVEFPSLREETALEISSPGVERPLVKPEHFRRFAGQLCRIQTRLPLNGQKRFKGWIGESTEEGVTLEEDGVLKTVPFGSIQKARLAPFDVEKTPKPRIVAQAPVPKPQVAVEKSDD
- a CDS encoding alpha/beta fold hydrolase; this translates as MSPAPDPFCTHLEVLDTAEGLSLPVQVLAPTRLEGQPRPLVLFSHGSGGSGVLYATLTTTLARAGYVVAIPEHPGNHRKDNALGGTHRNLALRPRHLRMAAEAVLREPRLGALTDPRRLFAIGHSLGACSALALAGGQPWDRQGQRVEVAPDPRVQALVLLAPAAAYFRAPGALAAVAQPILLISAAEDTVTPRWQTGVILEGVPVPSAIEHREIPGAGHFSFLSPFPKPLRRPGLAPAEDPPGFDREAFHAWLPDLIRTWLEARS